In a single window of the Pseudodesulfovibrio profundus genome:
- a CDS encoding ACP S-malonyltransferase, which translates to MTKLAILFPGQGSQEKGMGRDVAEAMPEALALWKLAEHEAGLPLREIYWDGEAEDMADTRALQPALTVTNLSLWLAVKDKVQPAATAGHSLGEFASLAAAGALSIEDTIKAVTLRGKLMAEAGQEGHGMAAIVKMAQDKVESIVEDAAQSAAKELKIANYNTPAQFVISGEKDALDIASEAVKAAKGRAIPLAVSGAFHSPLIQEAANEFATFLGALKWNAPAFPIFHNATALPEPDAASTMQIMQRQMTSSVLWIQTMQAMYGTGIRSFTEVGPKGVLFKMLKPNLKSSGDDWSGSAVGNYEQAQSA; encoded by the coding sequence ATGACAAAACTCGCGATTCTCTTCCCGGGGCAAGGGTCCCAGGAAAAAGGCATGGGCAGGGACGTGGCCGAGGCCATGCCCGAGGCACTTGCCCTCTGGAAACTGGCTGAACACGAAGCCGGACTCCCTTTGCGCGAAATATACTGGGACGGCGAAGCCGAAGACATGGCCGACACTCGCGCCCTTCAGCCCGCCCTGACCGTGACCAATCTTTCCCTGTGGCTGGCCGTTAAGGACAAAGTCCAACCGGCCGCAACCGCCGGACACAGCCTGGGTGAGTTCGCCTCTCTGGCCGCAGCCGGTGCCTTGAGCATCGAAGACACCATCAAGGCCGTGACCCTTCGCGGCAAACTGATGGCCGAAGCCGGCCAGGAAGGCCACGGCATGGCCGCCATCGTAAAAATGGCCCAGGACAAGGTGGAATCCATCGTGGAAGATGCCGCCCAGTCCGCAGCCAAGGAACTCAAGATCGCCAACTACAACACTCCGGCTCAGTTCGTGATCAGCGGAGAAAAAGACGCCCTCGATATCGCATCCGAAGCGGTCAAGGCCGCCAAGGGCCGCGCCATTCCTCTGGCCGTATCCGGCGCGTTTCACAGCCCTCTCATCCAGGAGGCTGCCAACGAGTTTGCCACTTTCCTTGGCGCACTGAAGTGGAATGCGCCGGCCTTCCCCATTTTCCACAATGCCACGGCCCTGCCCGAGCCGGATGCAGCAAGCACCATGCAGATCATGCAGCGCCAGATGACCTCTTCGGTTCTCTGGATTCAGACCATGCAGGCCATGTACGGAACTGGTATCCGTTCATTCACCGAAGTCGGTCCCAAGGGCGTGCTGTTCAAAATGCTCAAGCCCAATCTCAAGTCTTCTGGCGATGATTGGAGCGGGAGTGCCGTGGGCAATTACGAACAGGCGCAGAGCGCATAA
- a CDS encoding FmdE family protein yields MSCNIPKELIDQTIAFHGHSCPGLAIGIRAAELAMRELGSPAEVDMVAISETDMCGVDAIQFLTDCTYGKGNFLHRDYGKKAFSFFDRKTGKGFRAVLSQDVFSGVDQGQREMMLELFMTLDLDDMFSITRLECDPPRPAKILESLTCEQCGEYVMESRTRRFAGKTYCIPCFGDVEQKI; encoded by the coding sequence ATGTCCTGCAATATCCCTAAAGAATTGATCGACCAGACCATAGCTTTTCACGGCCACAGTTGCCCGGGGCTGGCCATTGGCATTCGAGCCGCCGAACTCGCCATGCGTGAGCTGGGCAGTCCTGCGGAAGTTGACATGGTGGCCATTTCCGAAACCGATATGTGCGGTGTCGACGCCATTCAGTTCCTGACGGACTGCACCTACGGCAAGGGCAATTTTCTACATCGTGACTACGGTAAGAAGGCCTTTTCCTTTTTTGACAGGAAAACAGGCAAGGGATTTCGTGCCGTGCTCAGCCAGGACGTTTTCTCCGGAGTCGATCAAGGGCAACGAGAAATGATGCTTGAGCTGTTCATGACCCTTGATCTCGACGATATGTTTTCCATTACCAGGCTGGAGTGCGACCCGCCCAGGCCGGCCAAAATTCTCGAAAGCCTGACCTGCGAGCAGTGCGGCGAATACGTAATGGAATCGCGCACCCGTCGGTTTGCAGGCAAGACATATTGCATCCCCTGCTTCGGAGATGTTGAGCAAAAAATCTGA
- a CDS encoding FecCD family ABC transporter permease, producing the protein MHFSDGQVPDEYRRYIGWKVTLICVVAAALVLTLVVAISMGAARIPFTDVVSSLIGGAVSKRFEIIVWNIRLPQALTAIVAGAGLAVAGTAMQSILRNPLGSPFTLGISHAAAFGAALSVMVLDGGIMTSSQADTVNITSPYVTTGIAFVFSLAAAGVIVAVSRLRGSTPEIMVLTGVALGALFTAGTMFLQFFADDVQLAAMVFWTFGDTARASWSELGVVSVVTVICSAYFFANGWNYNAIDAGDETAKGLGVRVERVRMIGMLLASMLTAVIIAFLGIIGFVGLVVPHMARRVIGSDHRFLLPASILSGGLLLLVSDTAARLILAPHVLPVSVLTAFMGAPVFIYLIIRGQRR; encoded by the coding sequence ATGCACTTCTCCGACGGACAGGTGCCTGACGAGTACAGGCGATACATCGGTTGGAAGGTGACGCTGATCTGCGTTGTAGCTGCAGCCTTGGTCCTGACTCTTGTGGTTGCCATTTCCATGGGCGCGGCACGCATTCCTTTCACGGATGTCGTTAGCAGCCTGATAGGCGGGGCGGTCTCCAAGCGTTTCGAGATTATTGTCTGGAATATCAGGCTTCCCCAGGCACTCACTGCCATCGTGGCAGGTGCCGGTCTGGCCGTGGCCGGAACAGCCATGCAATCCATTTTGCGCAATCCGCTGGGTTCCCCCTTCACGCTGGGCATCTCCCACGCGGCCGCCTTTGGTGCAGCGCTCTCTGTCATGGTGCTGGATGGCGGGATCATGACTTCCAGCCAGGCAGATACCGTGAACATCACAAGTCCGTATGTGACCACCGGGATCGCTTTTGTCTTCAGTCTGGCCGCTGCCGGAGTGATTGTTGCCGTATCGCGCCTGCGGGGGAGTACGCCCGAGATCATGGTCCTCACCGGTGTTGCCCTTGGCGCACTCTTCACGGCCGGGACCATGTTTCTCCAATTCTTTGCCGACGATGTACAACTGGCTGCCATGGTCTTCTGGACCTTTGGCGATACGGCCCGGGCATCATGGTCGGAGCTTGGCGTGGTGTCGGTTGTTACCGTGATATGCTCGGCTTACTTTTTTGCCAATGGCTGGAATTACAATGCCATCGATGCGGGTGACGAGACCGCCAAAGGGCTGGGCGTTCGTGTGGAGCGGGTCCGCATGATCGGGATGCTGCTCGCCTCCATGCTGACAGCGGTGATCATCGCTTTTCTTGGCATCATCGGATTTGTCGGGCTGGTGGTGCCACACATGGCCCGTCGGGTCATCGGTTCGGACCATCGTTTCCTGCTTCCCGCATCGATTCTTTCCGGCGGGTTGCTGTTGCTGGTCTCGGATACGGCGGCTCGGCTGATTCTGGCGCCGCATGTCCTGCCGGTCTCGGTCCTCACCGCCTTCATGGGAGCGCCGGTGTTCATTTATCTCATTATCAGGGGGCAACGCCGATGA
- a CDS encoding glycosyltransferase, whose amino-acid sequence MIRNAIPVFCYHNVSEVDSHSPDLFREHLDAIQDAGYRTISSRELLSVVRGEMKAPRKAVVLTFDDCHISNWLTVVPELEKRDMTGTFFALTDFTVPGAIRTWDDAPGMRIMPDVFRAAHDGDYSQFINESELRAMLDKGMEIFSHGGRHQGTFVDLSPHWAHWVSHTVYPDQSKPWPTFKAGSAYVHDGFWPRISEDGALNFVTRSPEERIRFCREDFRKSFEWIRDLNGYDEQLFCWPWGQFDNDAEGELKKAGFAGAFTLERWVNTKGTDPYRLNRVGVARSKSGKWVQSRLRMYGYDPTARVFFKFYRKKPEVKHVLLATDSKKGSGGSRQLINNAHALTDMGIRCSAILHPESPLVAELEALGVTVHTFDRFKKYMAAGRFLKKIARETHVDVVHTFHNRAYKMGVIARLMGGGFKLFINRGVISRPNDIFFLWTALSNGVICNSMQCADVLRKHRVSEKRLNVVYNAYNGPDFGDPKPRKKRGVRFIYVGNAAQIKGFDVFLKAAARFCESGSAQDVEFVGVGVEKRYMNRFKDVLTPEVEQRLHLTDVIPHADVLEEMRFSDVICVTSRLESFPNTLTEGFNLGLPGLCTDVGGIPEVLHDGLNGYLCASEDADCLAEKMRLLADDPEKRYTMGLVGRAVVRNLLTPALKGRNLMRVYMGEQLNEPLPVAQLTDTLDLPENPYEGSPD is encoded by the coding sequence ATGATACGCAACGCAATTCCCGTTTTCTGCTACCACAACGTCAGCGAGGTGGACAGCCACTCGCCCGATCTGTTCCGTGAGCATCTCGACGCCATTCAGGACGCCGGATACCGCACCATATCATCCCGCGAACTGCTCTCGGTGGTTCGTGGCGAAATGAAAGCCCCCCGCAAGGCCGTGGTTCTCACCTTTGACGACTGCCATATCTCCAACTGGCTCACGGTCGTACCTGAACTGGAAAAACGGGATATGACCGGCACCTTTTTCGCGCTCACCGACTTCACGGTACCCGGGGCCATCCGTACATGGGATGACGCACCGGGAATGCGCATCATGCCGGATGTATTCCGTGCCGCCCACGATGGGGACTATAGTCAATTCATCAATGAATCGGAACTGAGGGCCATGCTCGACAAGGGCATGGAAATATTCTCCCACGGGGGCCGTCATCAGGGGACCTTTGTCGATCTTTCGCCCCACTGGGCTCACTGGGTCTCACACACCGTCTACCCTGATCAAAGCAAGCCCTGGCCCACGTTCAAAGCGGGCAGCGCCTATGTTCATGACGGATTCTGGCCCCGTATTTCCGAAGACGGCGCTCTCAATTTCGTCACCCGCTCGCCCGAAGAGCGAATCCGCTTCTGCCGGGAGGATTTCCGCAAGAGCTTCGAGTGGATACGTGACCTCAACGGCTATGACGAGCAACTCTTTTGCTGGCCCTGGGGACAATTCGACAATGATGCCGAAGGAGAACTCAAGAAGGCCGGATTTGCCGGGGCATTCACGCTGGAGCGCTGGGTGAACACCAAGGGAACCGATCCCTACCGACTCAACCGCGTTGGTGTTGCCAGAAGCAAAAGTGGTAAGTGGGTGCAATCGCGTCTGCGCATGTACGGCTACGATCCCACTGCCCGCGTTTTCTTTAAATTTTACCGGAAAAAACCGGAAGTGAAGCACGTTCTGCTCGCCACGGATTCCAAAAAAGGCTCAGGCGGCAGTCGCCAGCTCATCAACAACGCCCACGCCTTGACGGATATGGGCATCCGCTGCTCGGCCATTCTCCACCCCGAGTCGCCTCTGGTGGCAGAACTGGAAGCTCTGGGTGTCACCGTACATACCTTTGACCGGTTCAAAAAATATATGGCCGCCGGACGATTCCTCAAGAAGATCGCCCGGGAGACCCATGTGGACGTGGTCCATACTTTCCACAATCGTGCCTACAAGATGGGCGTCATCGCCCGACTCATGGGCGGCGGGTTCAAACTGTTCATCAACCGCGGCGTCATCTCCCGGCCCAACGATATTTTCTTCCTGTGGACCGCCCTGTCCAACGGGGTGATCTGCAACTCCATGCAGTGCGCCGATGTGCTTCGCAAGCACCGGGTCAGCGAAAAACGGCTGAACGTGGTCTACAACGCCTACAACGGCCCGGATTTCGGCGACCCGAAACCGCGCAAGAAACGGGGCGTCCGGTTCATTTATGTCGGCAATGCCGCCCAGATCAAAGGGTTCGATGTTTTCCTCAAGGCGGCAGCCCGTTTCTGTGAATCCGGCTCTGCACAGGATGTGGAGTTTGTGGGTGTGGGCGTTGAAAAACGCTACATGAATCGCTTCAAGGACGTGCTGACTCCTGAAGTGGAGCAGCGACTGCACCTGACCGACGTCATCCCCCATGCCGATGTGCTGGAGGAGATGCGGTTCAGCGATGTCATTTGCGTGACCTCGCGGCTGGAAAGCTTCCCCAACACCCTGACCGAAGGGTTCAATCTCGGTCTGCCGGGACTGTGCACCGATGTAGGCGGCATCCCCGAAGTGTTGCACGATGGGCTGAACGGCTACCTGTGTGCCAGCGAGGACGCCGACTGCCTGGCCGAAAAAATGCGTCTGCTGGCCGACGATCCCGAAAAACGGTACACCATGGGTCTGGTGGGCCGCGCCGTGGTCCGCAATCTGCTCACTCCAGCGCTCAAGGGACGCAACCTGATGCGCGTTTACATGGGAGAGCAACTCAACGAACCGCTGCCCGTGGCACAACTGACCGACACACTGGACCTGCCGGAGAACCCCTATGAAGGATCGCCCGACTGA
- a CDS encoding glycosyltransferase — translation MKDRPTDTLTALWTQLPKELRERLLLGFTGKRHLLDIAGWCLGSGNNGLVPIATDALLTAFAENPLDGEMLRELLSHDVIRGILPAPTVTLMHAVASSWTQPANTGYLERLLAQRDMDKLKRYLTGSAEKEPDNLFWAQQAVTYGLIDNDPAWVASVLSIQSDALPDEANTIIQGRIAVMAGDHDTAVRHFQSLGPGFGPVFPAMQSGLSLIRQGDHAAGNLLLIDCLGQSPWNANLLLGLHDSLTGRNREARPLDGSVAILLYTWNKDIEIDATLRSLFDSNLTGASIVVLDNGSTDSTASVLESWQTRFENRLGHNRFTVITLPVNIGAPAARNWLMHDERVSAHDFICYLDDDVIMPADWLHRLGAAVHRYPEAGVWGCKVVDHHNPILIQSGDNHLMVPDEPLSPDLSSPTPNPFKLSDLHIQTTDQGQFDFVRPCASVTGCCHLFRTNTLLDSGDFAIHLSPTQYDDMEHDLRLCLSDRFPVYQGHLTIRHRKRTGTASHTSSQEEGNALGNKYKMQTMHTREELRVAMHNELALLEKDILEKMALIEQM, via the coding sequence ATGAAGGATCGCCCGACTGATACGCTGACCGCCCTGTGGACACAGCTTCCCAAAGAACTTCGTGAGCGCCTGCTGCTTGGCTTTACCGGCAAGCGGCACCTGCTTGATATAGCTGGGTGGTGTCTGGGGTCCGGCAACAATGGTCTGGTGCCCATCGCTACGGACGCACTCCTGACAGCCTTTGCTGAGAACCCCCTCGATGGCGAGATGCTCAGGGAACTGTTGAGCCACGACGTCATTCGAGGCATCCTGCCTGCCCCTACTGTCACCCTTATGCATGCGGTTGCCTCCTCATGGACCCAACCGGCGAATACCGGCTATCTGGAACGGTTGCTGGCCCAGCGCGACATGGATAAGCTCAAACGGTACCTGACCGGCTCCGCTGAAAAAGAACCCGATAATCTATTCTGGGCGCAACAGGCGGTCACCTACGGACTTATCGACAACGACCCCGCATGGGTTGCGTCCGTTCTTTCGATCCAATCGGATGCGCTACCGGACGAGGCAAACACGATAATTCAGGGCCGCATAGCCGTAATGGCTGGCGACCACGATACCGCTGTTCGTCATTTCCAGTCACTCGGCCCCGGCTTTGGTCCGGTCTTTCCCGCCATGCAGTCCGGCCTTTCCCTGATCCGTCAGGGAGACCACGCCGCAGGCAATCTGCTTCTGATCGACTGTCTTGGGCAGTCGCCCTGGAACGCCAACCTGTTGCTTGGCCTGCACGACTCTCTCACGGGGCGCAACCGGGAAGCCCGGCCGCTGGACGGTTCCGTGGCAATACTGCTCTATACCTGGAACAAGGATATAGAGATTGACGCCACCCTTCGCTCCCTCTTCGATTCCAATCTAACCGGCGCTTCCATCGTTGTTCTTGATAACGGCTCAACAGACTCCACCGCCTCAGTGCTGGAGTCGTGGCAGACGCGATTTGAGAATCGACTGGGACACAATCGCTTCACCGTCATCACCCTGCCCGTCAATATCGGTGCTCCGGCTGCCCGCAACTGGCTCATGCACGACGAGCGGGTGTCGGCCCATGATTTCATCTGTTATCTGGACGATGACGTGATCATGCCTGCTGACTGGCTGCATCGACTGGGCGCAGCCGTGCACCGCTATCCCGAAGCCGGTGTGTGGGGATGCAAGGTCGTTGATCACCACAACCCCATTCTGATCCAAAGCGGGGACAATCACCTCATGGTTCCGGATGAGCCGCTTTCACCGGACCTCTCGAGCCCGACGCCCAATCCGTTCAAGCTTTCCGACCTCCACATCCAGACAACGGATCAGGGCCAATTCGACTTTGTGCGCCCCTGCGCATCGGTTACCGGGTGTTGTCACCTTTTCCGAACCAACACGCTTCTCGACTCAGGCGATTTCGCCATCCATCTCTCGCCCACCCAATATGATGACATGGAGCACGATCTGCGTTTGTGTCTGAGTGATCGCTTTCCGGTCTATCAGGGGCATCTGACCATCCGGCACAGGAAACGCACCGGCACGGCGTCGCATACTTCAAGTCAGGAAGAGGGCAATGCGCTGGGCAACAAGTACAAGATGCAGACTATGCACACACGGGAAGAACTGCGAGTTGCCATGCACAATGAACTGGCGCTGTTGGAGAAGGATATCCTTGAAAAAATGGCGCTCATCGAGCAGATGTGA
- a CDS encoding ABC transporter ATP-binding protein, translated as MILSVSDLDFTYGGHSVLSDVEFNLRGGELLAILGPNGVGKTTLLKCINAIHSPSSGKVMVEDRDVLAMTPDEIALGIGYVAQKCEAARLTVFDAVLMGRKPHIRWRVGEHDLKIVESAIRRLHLDSLSLRYIDQLSGGELQKVAIARAMVQEPKLMLLDEPTSSLDLKNQIDILTMLRRVVDEHRISAVMTMHDLNTALRYADKVLFLKNGRIHSAGPACSVTPTMVEEVYGLPVHIHTVQGHPIVVPMA; from the coding sequence ATGATTCTATCAGTCTCTGATCTCGATTTTACCTACGGCGGTCATTCCGTGCTTTCCGATGTGGAGTTCAACCTCCGGGGCGGAGAGCTTCTAGCAATTCTCGGCCCCAACGGTGTCGGAAAGACAACCCTTCTCAAGTGTATCAATGCCATTCATTCGCCATCATCAGGCAAGGTCATGGTCGAGGATCGGGATGTGCTCGCAATGACGCCCGACGAGATCGCACTGGGGATCGGGTACGTTGCCCAGAAGTGCGAAGCGGCGCGACTCACTGTCTTTGATGCCGTGCTCATGGGGCGCAAGCCCCACATCAGATGGCGCGTTGGTGAACACGACCTCAAGATAGTGGAGTCAGCCATCAGGCGACTGCATCTGGATTCGCTCTCATTGCGGTATATCGACCAGCTCAGTGGTGGAGAGCTGCAAAAGGTCGCCATTGCCCGTGCCATGGTTCAGGAGCCCAAACTGATGCTGCTTGATGAACCAACCAGTTCCCTTGATCTCAAAAACCAGATCGACATCCTTACCATGCTCAGGCGCGTGGTGGACGAGCACAGAATCAGCGCTGTCATGACCATGCATGATCTGAACACCGCGTTACGTTACGCGGATAAGGTACTTTTTCTCAAAAATGGACGGATTCATTCTGCAGGCCCAGCCTGTAGCGTGACGCCCACGATGGTCGAGGAGGTCTATGGATTGCCCGTGCATATCCATACCGTACAGGGACATCCCATAGTTGTCCCCATGGCTTGA
- a CDS encoding iron ABC transporter substrate-binding protein, which produces MYSLIWSCVLLLFLVLSAPIGAEAREVVDSSQRSVDVPESVEQVICSGSGCLRLLTYLQAHPMAVAVDDIESRRRKFDARPYAIANPQFKCMPIFGEFRGHDNPELILTLEPQPQVILKTYSSSMGYDPVELQEKTGIPVVVLNYGDLARLKPELYKSLRIMGEVVGKQQRAEDVITFIEAQINDLKQRTADIPAQDRPSVFVGGVAFKGPHGYQSTEPTYPPFSFVNANNLAYDTALSGKELRHSNVSKEKIVEWNPDYLFLDLSSLQLGDKAGGLFELRSDPAYRTLTAVKEGRVYGLLPYNWYTKNYGSILANAYFIGKVLYPERFADVDPAAKADEIYRFLVGKPVFKDMNAIFDGLAYQPVSVN; this is translated from the coding sequence ATGTATTCTTTGATCTGGTCTTGCGTGTTGTTGCTGTTTCTTGTCCTGTCCGCTCCCATAGGCGCAGAGGCTCGGGAAGTAGTGGATTCATCACAGCGTTCCGTTGATGTGCCTGAGAGTGTCGAGCAGGTTATTTGTTCCGGGTCGGGCTGCCTGCGACTTTTAACGTACCTTCAGGCACACCCCATGGCTGTGGCCGTTGACGACATTGAATCGCGCAGGCGGAAGTTTGATGCGAGGCCGTACGCAATTGCCAATCCTCAGTTCAAGTGCATGCCGATTTTTGGCGAATTTCGGGGCCATGACAACCCGGAGCTGATACTGACCCTTGAACCGCAGCCGCAGGTCATCCTGAAGACATACTCATCAAGCATGGGATATGACCCTGTCGAATTGCAGGAGAAAACCGGCATCCCGGTGGTGGTGCTCAATTATGGTGATCTCGCCAGGTTGAAACCGGAACTCTACAAGTCACTGCGCATCATGGGCGAGGTCGTGGGCAAGCAGCAGCGGGCTGAGGATGTCATCACCTTCATCGAAGCACAAATCAATGACCTCAAGCAACGCACGGCCGATATTCCAGCACAGGACCGCCCTTCGGTTTTTGTCGGTGGCGTAGCGTTCAAAGGGCCGCACGGGTATCAATCGACTGAGCCGACCTATCCGCCTTTTTCTTTCGTCAATGCCAACAATCTGGCGTACGATACCGCTCTTTCCGGCAAGGAACTCCGTCACTCCAACGTGTCCAAGGAAAAAATCGTGGAGTGGAACCCTGATTACCTGTTCCTTGATCTGTCTTCCCTGCAACTGGGAGACAAGGCTGGCGGCCTTTTCGAGTTGCGCAGTGACCCTGCCTACCGGACGCTGACCGCGGTGAAAGAGGGCAGGGTGTATGGTTTGCTGCCATACAATTGGTACACCAAGAACTATGGTTCCATCCTTGCCAATGCCTATTTCATAGGCAAGGTCCTATATCCTGAGCGGTTTGCCGATGTTGATCCGGCAGCCAAGGCTGATGAAATCTACCGTTTTCTCGTGGGCAAGCCGGTGTTCAAGGATATGAATGCCATATTTGACGGTCTTGCCTACCAGCCTGTTTCGGTCAATTAG
- a CDS encoding HIT family protein, with protein MKPKDPDCIFCKIVDGEIPSAKVYESDSVLAFLDIAPVNQGHALVLPKGHYPTMMDIPSELGVELMEALSKVGKAVMEATGADGLNLMQNNYEAAGQLVHHVHFHLIPRHSDDGLKLWPQSGYDNPEEMSELASTIAGLLK; from the coding sequence ATGAAACCCAAGGATCCGGATTGTATCTTCTGCAAGATCGTGGATGGGGAAATCCCCTCTGCCAAGGTCTATGAATCAGATTCAGTCCTGGCCTTTCTCGACATTGCCCCGGTGAATCAGGGTCACGCCCTGGTCCTTCCGAAAGGTCACTATCCAACGATGATGGATATCCCTTCGGAGCTGGGAGTGGAGTTGATGGAAGCCCTGTCCAAGGTTGGCAAGGCGGTGATGGAAGCAACTGGTGCTGATGGTCTCAACCTCATGCAGAACAACTATGAGGCAGCCGGACAGTTGGTTCACCATGTGCATTTTCACTTGATTCCGAGGCATTCGGACGACGGACTGAAGTTGTGGCCCCAGTCGGGCTACGACAACCCTGAAGAGATGAGCGAACTGGCGAGTACCATCGCCGGTCTGTTGAAATAA
- the aroE gene encoding shikimate dehydrogenase, whose product MDSYGIIGWPLGHTMSPTLHNWGFNQLGIDGKYQPYPVEPTGLASFMETVRSTPIQGLSVTIPHKQTVMAYLDHITDRAQAVGAVNTLYWDGDMLCGENTDVIGIIAPLNDLADLPQSAMVLGAGGAARAALAGFKELGIPRICISNRTEAKAAALADEFSVKVIPWEKRMDESPQLICNTTPLGMSGDFQSHTPWDASRFPEECVAYDIVYNPLRTRFLSEAEEAGCSTISGLEMFLHQGLAQFKLWTGQDMNPTAARQLLLDALRN is encoded by the coding sequence ATGGATAGCTACGGCATCATAGGCTGGCCGCTGGGCCACACCATGAGTCCGACCCTGCACAATTGGGGATTCAACCAGTTGGGTATCGACGGCAAATATCAGCCGTATCCGGTTGAACCGACAGGTCTAGCGTCATTCATGGAGACCGTCCGTTCAACTCCCATTCAGGGATTGTCGGTCACCATCCCGCACAAGCAGACTGTCATGGCATACCTCGATCACATCACCGATCGGGCGCAGGCCGTGGGAGCGGTCAACACCCTGTACTGGGACGGCGACATGCTGTGCGGTGAGAATACCGACGTCATCGGTATTATCGCCCCGCTCAACGACCTTGCCGATCTGCCGCAATCCGCCATGGTACTGGGTGCTGGCGGTGCGGCTCGTGCTGCGCTGGCCGGATTCAAGGAACTGGGGATACCCCGTATTTGCATTTCCAACCGAACGGAAGCCAAGGCCGCAGCACTGGCCGACGAGTTCTCGGTCAAGGTCATTCCCTGGGAAAAGCGCATGGACGAATCGCCCCAGTTGATTTGCAACACCACGCCACTTGGCATGTCCGGTGATTTTCAATCACATACGCCTTGGGATGCCAGCCGTTTCCCAGAAGAGTGCGTGGCGTACGACATCGTATACAACCCGCTCCGAACGCGCTTTCTTTCCGAAGCCGAAGAAGCCGGATGCTCGACCATTTCCGGTCTTGAGATGTTCCTCCATCAGGGACTGGCACAGTTCAAGCTCTGGACCGGGCAGGATATGAACCCAACCGCAGCACGCCAGCTTCTGCTGGACGCCCTGCGCAATTAA
- a CDS encoding integration host factor subunit alpha → MSTLTKAGIVDYIYERTDKNRAEIKDLVESILDIMKTAVKKDHALLISGFGKFEAYDKRARKGRNPQTSQTITLPPRKVVVFRLSRKFRAELNPS, encoded by the coding sequence ATGAGCACCCTCACCAAAGCTGGTATTGTGGATTACATCTACGAGCGCACTGACAAAAACCGCGCTGAAATCAAGGATCTGGTAGAAAGCATTCTTGATATCATGAAAACCGCCGTCAAAAAGGATCATGCCCTTCTGATCAGTGGTTTCGGTAAGTTCGAAGCGTACGACAAGCGCGCCCGCAAAGGCCGCAATCCCCAGACAAGCCAGACCATTACCCTGCCCCCGCGCAAGGTGGTCGTCTTCCGCCTGTCTCGCAAGTTCCGCGCTGAACTGAATCCTTCCTAG
- a CDS encoding SPOR domain-containing protein has product MTKRFSISTLLALLLLMSTLVTAGCFRKHIVSTPPSKAPTRTTTTTAAPEPKPEVKQIEEEPMVIEETYEINAPKKEAITNEVGETDLGEEPLPEPEAVDTAATPAPEPAAPEVATTAPAAEPVVEAPAEKLSEPMETVDPANNTPAPIGDVYYVQVGAFSEQSNAENVLADLVARGYDESRIVESAGGLFKVQAGTFSGTPEAETAVEAMQDMFPKAFILKAPAQ; this is encoded by the coding sequence ATGACAAAACGGTTTTCTATTTCCACGCTGCTGGCGTTGCTCCTGCTGATGAGCACGCTCGTAACAGCCGGCTGTTTTCGCAAACACATCGTTTCGACGCCACCTTCCAAGGCTCCGACACGCACGACCACCACGACCGCGGCTCCCGAGCCCAAGCCCGAGGTGAAGCAGATCGAGGAAGAGCCGATGGTCATTGAAGAGACATACGAAATCAATGCGCCCAAGAAGGAAGCTATCACCAATGAGGTGGGCGAGACTGACCTGGGCGAAGAACCGCTTCCCGAACCGGAAGCAGTGGATACGGCAGCAACCCCGGCCCCCGAGCCTGCTGCACCGGAAGTGGCCACAACAGCCCCGGCTGCGGAACCTGTAGTCGAAGCACCTGCCGAAAAGCTTTCCGAACCGATGGAGACCGTGGACCCTGCCAATAATACTCCCGCACCGATAGGTGATGTCTACTACGTGCAGGTGGGCGCTTTTTCCGAGCAATCCAACGCCGAGAATGTGCTGGCTGACCTTGTCGCCCGTGGTTACGACGAATCCCGCATCGTGGAATCCGCTGGAGGATTATTCAAGGTACAGGCCGGAACGTTCTCCGGCACACCAGAGGCTGAAACCGCTGTGGAAGCCATGCAGGACATGTTCCCCAAGGCATTCATTCTGAAAGCACCGGCACAATAA